From Bacteroidota bacterium, one genomic window encodes:
- a CDS encoding exonuclease SbcCD subunit D, whose protein sequence is MKILHTADWHLGKKLDRFSRHEEQVDVLDEICKIAESEGVHAVIIAGDLYDTYNPPAESIELFYKTLKRLSSNGKRAVIAIAGNHDSPERIEAPDPLARECGILFSGFPQSKLSLLDLPDGIKVSKSDDGFVELVLPDVNFPLRILLTPYANEFRLKTYLGEQDSEEELRDLLRKHWKKIADEYCDSKGINILVAHLFMMTQGQEKPQEPDDEKPILHVGGAQEIYTSSVPQQVHYVALGHLHRNQTVGNKPCPAVYSSSPLSYSFAEAEQDKYVVIIEANPGESVRIHPHQLEAGRPLKRGRFESLDEAKRWLLENQEAFVEVTIVTDKYLDGQARKSLADVHERIIDVIPEMINSGLEPVSPVQINQAQDFESLFIDYFKYKKQTDPPLYVLDLLKEVQSIDETEQL, encoded by the coding sequence CTGAAAATATTACACACCGCCGACTGGCATCTTGGTAAAAAACTGGATCGATTTTCCAGACATGAAGAACAGGTTGATGTTCTTGACGAGATCTGTAAGATAGCAGAGAGCGAAGGGGTCCATGCTGTAATTATTGCCGGGGACTTGTATGACACCTATAATCCGCCCGCTGAATCGATTGAACTGTTCTATAAAACGCTGAAGAGACTTTCCTCTAACGGCAAGAGGGCGGTAATTGCAATAGCAGGAAACCATGATTCTCCGGAACGGATTGAAGCCCCGGATCCCCTGGCAAGAGAATGTGGCATCTTGTTCTCCGGTTTTCCTCAGTCAAAATTGAGTTTGCTTGATCTCCCTGATGGGATCAAGGTTAGTAAGAGTGATGACGGATTTGTGGAGCTCGTTTTGCCGGATGTGAATTTCCCACTTCGCATACTTTTAACACCTTATGCAAATGAATTTCGGTTGAAAACCTATTTGGGTGAGCAGGATTCCGAAGAGGAATTGCGTGACCTGCTCAGGAAACATTGGAAAAAGATCGCCGATGAATATTGCGATTCAAAAGGCATTAATATCCTGGTAGCGCACCTGTTTATGATGACTCAGGGGCAAGAAAAGCCCCAGGAACCTGACGACGAAAAACCAATTCTTCATGTCGGCGGTGCCCAGGAGATATATACCAGCAGTGTCCCACAGCAGGTACACTATGTTGCCTTGGGACATTTGCACCGCAACCAAACTGTTGGGAATAAACCCTGTCCTGCAGTGTATAGTTCCTCGCCGCTTTCCTACAGCTTCGCTGAAGCCGAGCAGGATAAATATGTAGTAATTATCGAGGCGAATCCCGGAGAGAGTGTAAGAATACACCCGCATCAATTAGAAGCAGGTCGTCCCTTAAAAAGGGGAAGGTTTGAATCTTTAGATGAAGCAAAAAGATGGCTACTCGAAAATCAAGAAGCTTTTGTTGAAGTCACGATTGTTACGGACAAGTATTTGGATGGCCAGGCACGGAAAAGTCTTGCGGATGTACATGAACGAATCATTGATGTCATCCCTGAAATGATCAACTCGGGATTGGAGCCTGTAAGTCCTGTTCAGATTAACCAAGCCCAGGATTTTGAAAGTTTATTTATTGATTACTTTAAATATAAAAAGCAAACTGATCCGCCTCTATATGTTTTAGATTTATTAAAAGAAGTTCAAAGTATTGATGAAACCGAACAGCTATGA
- a CDS encoding AAA family ATPase: MIPLSLKLKGIYSYQEEQIIDFARLTEAGLFGIFGKVGSGKSAILDAISYAIYGDNDRFQGRNVDLKYNMMNLKSNEMIIDFTFLAGSQKRKFTIKIRALRNKKKFDEVTIKEHNYYELLNDGLVPILPEVIISEIGVSYENFNRTIVIPQGKFQDFLSLKPTDRTQMLQEIFNLGKYDLSSKVKILSDQNKDSLIKINARLEGVDDVSTENINLKKEEKSERSKKKDELALQIDPAKAELNLLNQLATDLKAYEEKNGELASLQGKEQEYVLKEKELSEFRSYKTEFKPLFDNLSADQKQLNTCNASIEQYSQKDGIITEQLHKAKIALDITQNDKAKIPTLTKKADQLNQLVLFYDLKKRHENLRSRLTIEESKIKADNKKVADSKKSRDAVAKEIVGLTKSASNLEYLKKIKNWYDKNRMLEEKEKEMLEGWTDVKNEKSEKNKELTILKKGAFKNIFKKLPADFDIDEFKEIWEEEKSAFENTQKALLDQKLKLSVQQKLVDHASNLTKGEPCPLCGSTHHPNPMKKIDIKRKLDEIENKIEGLDTELNMLDELWGDMKSILKDIKQLVKRCEDAEIKWNKSKESKNDHAKKFPKGIYKKEQVKEFEKEWKELESKQKKLQDSSKIREGLDREIEKMEDHLSNEKLTFENKKREEDQMAGQLEEKIKLFTVISIEDYKDRPATSIENEIRSIRSSIVNIETTEKERLQEIKDLDQEQSTISGSLIEKKREKERLEASISDTNIKIDTSTEKLARDRNEVLAILEKQLDEKRITDEVERFKANLNQLKGQVSELQGKTQGKKMDVERLNLLRSQIPLQLKELEELNGSIAVLENDINVLEAKLTEKQLFLKEKEKLTERELSLGELTTLFKSKGFVNFLSSKYLNNVVQIANQRFYKMTRQKYKLELTADNSFMIRDFMNNGELRHIKSLSGGQTFQAALSLALALSENIQRNAGVDQQFFFLDEGFGSLDKESLQVVFDTLKTLRNERRVVGLISHVEDLQQDIDVYLKIEEDPVSGSKIVNSWSSN; the protein is encoded by the coding sequence ATGATCCCATTATCATTAAAACTAAAAGGAATTTATTCTTATCAGGAAGAACAAATCATTGATTTTGCCAGGCTTACTGAGGCTGGATTGTTCGGGATATTTGGAAAAGTCGGGTCGGGGAAATCAGCTATTCTTGATGCGATTTCATATGCCATCTATGGGGACAATGATCGCTTTCAAGGTAGAAATGTTGATCTTAAATACAATATGATGAATTTGAAGTCAAATGAGATGATCATTGATTTCACTTTTTTAGCAGGATCGCAAAAACGGAAATTCACTATTAAAATAAGGGCGTTAAGAAACAAGAAAAAATTTGATGAAGTTACCATCAAAGAGCATAATTATTATGAACTATTAAACGATGGACTTGTCCCAATTCTTCCTGAAGTTATTATCTCGGAAATCGGTGTCTCTTACGAAAATTTTAATCGAACAATTGTTATTCCACAAGGGAAGTTCCAGGACTTTCTTTCATTGAAACCAACAGACAGGACGCAAATGCTGCAGGAGATCTTTAATCTGGGCAAATATGATCTTTCTTCTAAAGTGAAAATTCTTTCGGATCAAAATAAAGATAGCCTTATAAAAATAAATGCGCGATTAGAAGGAGTGGATGATGTGTCAACTGAAAATATAAATCTTAAGAAAGAAGAAAAAAGTGAACGTTCCAAGAAAAAGGATGAATTGGCACTTCAGATTGATCCCGCTAAAGCAGAATTGAACTTGTTGAATCAGCTTGCTACTGACCTTAAGGCTTATGAAGAGAAAAATGGAGAATTGGCAAGCCTGCAGGGGAAGGAACAGGAATATGTTTTAAAAGAAAAGGAACTTAGTGAATTCAGGAGCTACAAGACTGAATTTAAGCCCCTTTTTGATAACCTTTCTGCTGATCAGAAACAGTTGAACACATGCAATGCTTCGATAGAACAATATTCTCAAAAAGACGGAATTATTACGGAGCAATTGCACAAAGCAAAAATTGCGCTTGATATAACACAAAATGATAAAGCAAAAATCCCGACTCTTACCAAAAAGGCAGATCAGTTAAATCAGCTTGTATTATTTTATGACTTGAAAAAACGGCACGAGAACTTGCGAAGTCGTTTAACTATTGAAGAAAGCAAAATAAAGGCAGACAACAAGAAAGTAGCTGATTCAAAAAAGAGTAGAGATGCTGTTGCCAAAGAAATCGTTGGGTTAACGAAGAGTGCTTCCAATCTGGAGTATCTCAAAAAGATAAAAAATTGGTATGACAAGAACAGAATGCTCGAAGAGAAGGAGAAGGAGATGCTGGAGGGATGGACGGACGTTAAAAATGAAAAATCTGAAAAAAATAAAGAACTAACTATACTGAAGAAAGGGGCGTTTAAAAATATATTTAAAAAGTTACCTGCTGACTTTGACATTGATGAGTTTAAGGAAATTTGGGAAGAAGAAAAGAGCGCTTTTGAAAATACGCAAAAGGCTTTACTAGATCAAAAATTGAAATTGTCAGTTCAGCAGAAATTGGTAGATCATGCTTCTAATTTGACGAAAGGAGAGCCTTGTCCATTGTGCGGATCAACGCATCACCCCAATCCAATGAAAAAAATTGACATTAAGAGAAAACTTGACGAAATAGAAAATAAAATTGAAGGACTGGATACAGAATTAAATATGCTGGATGAGTTATGGGGAGACATGAAATCAATTTTAAAAGACATTAAGCAATTAGTGAAAAGATGTGAGGATGCAGAGATAAAATGGAATAAAAGCAAAGAGTCTAAAAATGATCATGCCAAAAAGTTTCCAAAGGGAATTTATAAAAAGGAGCAAGTTAAAGAATTTGAAAAGGAGTGGAAGGAACTTGAAAGTAAACAAAAAAAGTTACAGGACAGCAGTAAGATACGAGAGGGATTGGATAGAGAAATAGAAAAAATGGAAGATCATCTTTCTAACGAAAAGTTGACCTTCGAAAATAAGAAGCGCGAAGAAGATCAGATGGCTGGTCAACTCGAAGAGAAAATTAAGTTATTTACCGTAATTAGTATCGAAGATTACAAGGATCGACCAGCAACCTCTATTGAAAATGAAATCAGGAGCATTCGTTCGAGTATAGTAAATATAGAAACGACTGAAAAAGAGCGATTGCAAGAAATCAAGGATTTGGATCAGGAGCAGTCAACAATTAGTGGAAGTTTAATTGAAAAGAAAAGGGAAAAAGAGCGACTGGAAGCCAGTATTAGTGATACGAATATAAAAATCGACACATCTACTGAAAAATTAGCGCGTGATCGTAATGAAGTACTGGCCATACTCGAAAAGCAACTTGATGAAAAAAGGATTACTGATGAGGTTGAAAGGTTTAAAGCAAATCTTAATCAATTAAAAGGTCAGGTATCGGAGTTGCAGGGGAAAACCCAAGGAAAAAAAATGGACGTAGAAAGGTTAAATTTATTAAGAAGCCAAATACCATTACAGCTAAAGGAATTGGAGGAACTGAATGGAAGTATAGCTGTCCTTGAAAATGATATAAATGTTCTTGAAGCGAAGCTTACAGAGAAACAATTATTCCTGAAGGAAAAGGAAAAATTGACAGAGCGCGAATTGAGTCTTGGGGAGTTGACAACTTTGTTTAAATCAAAAGGTTTTGTGAATTTCCTCTCATCAAAATACCTGAATAATGTAGTGCAAATAGCCAATCAGCGGTTTTACAAAATGACCAGGCAAAAGTACAAGCTTGAGCTGACGGCAGATAATTCCTTTATGATTAGAGATTTCATGAATAACGGCGAACTGAGACACATTAAATCCTTGTCAGGCGGTCAGACTTTTCAGGCCGCTCTTTCGCTGGCCCTGGCATTGTCCGAAAATATTCAACGCAACGCCGGAGTGGACCAGCAATTCTTTTTCCTCGACGAAGGATTTGGTTCTTTGGATAAAGAATCATTACAGGTGGTGTTTGATACATTAAAGACGTTACGAAATGAGCGCCGGGTGGTTGGACTGATTTCACATGTAGAGGATCTGCAGCAGGATATTGACGTTTATTTGAAAATAGAAGAAGATCCGGTTTCGGGTTCTAAAATTGTAAATAGTTGGTCAAGTAATTAA
- a CDS encoding SAM-dependent DNA methyltransferase: MKRDTEISSEVALIWNTANDVLRDIFQRTEYPDIIYPMVLIRRIEGVLIAKTDELKKQLESQLAKVNADTQTQILNSKVLEAIKFNNTSTHNTLQSQADVGESSIKNNFISYLNGYTDNIKIIIDRSGIRSHINKLAEEKILFTLIKDFAQIELSPQKVSNIKMGYVFEELVRKFSEANNAEAGEHYTPREVIDLMTHMLDMDEKAIKDGQLVTIYDPACGSGGMLSAAKEFIEEKINHNAKVVLYGQEVNDKTWAVAQADLLLKGETAYITKGDTLYEDGAAGEQFDFMLSNPPYGKSWKKIQKKVMTASNGRFDVGQPRSSDGQLLFTLHMISKMKPAELGGSAIAIVHNGSPLFSGDAGSGESEIRKYVLENDWLEAIVALPTELFYNTGIATYIWLIRNNKPAKRKGKIQLINAVDFWKPMKPSLGNKRRRIHNGIEGSGENERYVEANDQIKQIINIHKAYKTGQYSKIFELEDFAFRKVFLDLEETDEDGNPMTIEKEVTVAQNKLDEILVVKSADDKKRLAELKDKKGKEGEFTFNLNAESELVTKNKTADTSITIQKTLDGNKLRLKATINVPKIVMDNEYIPWKDDKEAFLKKEVEKKWTITAEEKGYEIPFTKHFYVYQPLREQAKVVNEMAELEKENLDLMIELGITL; this comes from the coding sequence ATGAAAAGAGACACCGAAATATCAAGTGAAGTTGCCCTGATTTGGAATACTGCCAATGACGTTTTAAGAGACATTTTTCAACGGACTGAATATCCCGACATTATTTATCCAATGGTTCTTATCCGCAGGATTGAAGGTGTTTTGATTGCCAAAACTGATGAGTTGAAAAAACAATTGGAAAGCCAGTTGGCAAAGGTGAATGCTGATACGCAGACACAAATATTGAACAGCAAAGTATTGGAAGCAATCAAGTTTAACAATACAAGCACTCACAATACTTTACAATCACAGGCTGACGTAGGCGAAAGCAGCATCAAAAACAATTTTATAAGTTATCTGAACGGCTATACCGACAATATCAAAATCATTATTGATCGTTCGGGCATACGTTCTCACATCAACAAATTGGCAGAGGAGAAAATACTTTTTACACTTATCAAAGATTTTGCACAAATTGAACTTAGCCCACAAAAAGTGAGCAACATTAAAATGGGTTATGTGTTTGAAGAATTGGTTCGCAAATTTTCGGAAGCCAACAATGCCGAAGCAGGAGAACACTACACACCACGTGAGGTAATTGACCTGATGACACATATGTTGGATATGGACGAGAAAGCTATAAAAGATGGACAACTCGTTACCATTTACGACCCTGCTTGTGGTAGCGGTGGTATGCTTTCAGCAGCAAAGGAATTTATTGAAGAAAAAATAAACCACAATGCCAAAGTGGTACTGTACGGACAAGAGGTAAACGATAAAACCTGGGCGGTGGCTCAAGCCGATTTATTGCTGAAAGGCGAAACGGCTTACATAACCAAAGGTGACACTCTTTACGAAGATGGAGCAGCAGGCGAACAATTCGACTTTATGCTTTCCAATCCGCCTTATGGCAAGAGTTGGAAAAAAATACAAAAGAAAGTAATGACAGCCAGCAATGGCCGTTTTGATGTAGGGCAACCCCGTAGCAGTGACGGACAATTGCTCTTTACCCTGCATATGATTAGCAAAATGAAACCTGCCGAGTTAGGCGGTTCTGCCATTGCTATTGTACACAACGGTTCGCCTTTGTTTAGTGGAGATGCAGGAAGTGGCGAAAGCGAAATAAGAAAATATGTATTGGAAAATGATTGGCTCGAAGCCATTGTAGCTCTGCCAACCGAATTATTTTATAACACTGGTATTGCCACTTACATTTGGCTGATACGAAACAACAAACCTGCAAAACGCAAAGGCAAAATTCAATTGATTAATGCCGTTGATTTTTGGAAACCGATGAAACCCAGTTTGGGCAACAAACGCAGACGCATTCACAACGGAATAGAAGGCAGCGGAGAAAACGAACGCTATGTAGAAGCCAACGACCAGATAAAACAAATCATCAACATTCATAAGGCATATAAAACCGGACAATACAGCAAAATATTTGAACTCGAAGATTTTGCATTCCGCAAAGTGTTTTTGGATTTGGAGGAAACCGATGAAGACGGCAACCCAATGACAATTGAAAAAGAAGTAACCGTTGCTCAAAATAAACTGGATGAAATTTTAGTGGTTAAATCTGCCGATGATAAAAAACGATTGGCAGAACTGAAAGACAAAAAAGGCAAGGAAGGCGAATTTACTTTTAACCTGAATGCTGAAAGTGAACTGGTAACCAAAAACAAAACGGCTGATACTTCTATAACCATTCAAAAAACTTTAGACGGCAACAAACTGAGATTAAAAGCAACAATTAATGTACCAAAAATTGTAATGGACAACGAGTACATACCTTGGAAAGACGACAAGGAAGCCTTTTTAAAAAAAGAAGTAGAAAAGAAATGGACAATTACAGCCGAAGAAAAAGGCTACGAAATTCCATTTACCAAACATTTTTATGTTTACCAACCTTTGCGTGAACAAGCAAAAGTGGTAAACGAAATGGCTGAACTTGAAAAAGAAAATCTTGATTTAATGATTGAATTAGGAATTACATTATGA
- a CDS encoding restriction endonuclease subunit S: protein MSKYETYKPSGIDWIGEVPLHWQRQRIKTISENLDGKRVPLNSGERFDVSGDIPYYGATGIVDYVSDFLFDEELVLIGEDGAPFFEPIKDVSFIIQGKSWVNNHAHVLRCDKNRITPKFLMHWLNVVDYANHIKGSTRDKLNQKDLGGIEVYSPILSEQLTIANYLDHQTQKIDRLIANKKAQAEKLKELRQIEINNAVTKGLNPNAELKDSGIDWLGKIPKHWAVKRLKNVSEKITDGEHIAPNFTDSGMPFLSAKDVRENEILFEEDKFVSEIDGLSFRQRCNPERGDALIVSRGATVGRVSIVKTDRIFCLLGSVILIKPTNKINSEFLFYALTNPKIQENLYQTSQSSAQQAIYLVNISFLKLAIPPIEEQIEISKVLVDKTKLIDNLIKNIETQIEKLQEFRKIKIYEAVTGKIKVNAYVEATA, encoded by the coding sequence ATGAGCAAGTACGAAACATATAAACCAAGTGGTATTGATTGGATTGGTGAAGTTCCTTTACATTGGCAGCGACAAAGAATAAAAACAATTTCTGAAAACCTTGACGGTAAACGTGTGCCGCTAAATAGCGGAGAGAGGTTTGATGTATCAGGAGACATCCCTTATTACGGTGCGACAGGTATTGTAGACTATGTTAGTGATTTTTTATTTGATGAGGAATTAGTATTAATAGGAGAAGATGGGGCACCTTTTTTTGAGCCTATCAAAGATGTTTCATTTATTATTCAAGGGAAAAGTTGGGTAAATAACCACGCACACGTTTTAAGATGCGATAAAAATAGAATTACTCCAAAGTTCTTAATGCATTGGCTAAATGTAGTTGACTATGCAAACCACATAAAAGGTAGTACAAGAGATAAACTCAATCAAAAAGATTTAGGAGGAATTGAGGTTTATTCACCAATTTTATCAGAACAACTCACCATTGCCAATTACTTAGACCACCAAACCCAAAAGATTGACCGCCTTATAGCCAACAAAAAAGCACAGGCAGAAAAACTAAAAGAACTACGGCAAATTGAAATAAACAATGCCGTTACCAAAGGCTTAAACCCAAATGCCGAACTAAAAGACAGCGGCATTGATTGGTTGGGTAAAATTCCGAAGCATTGGGCAGTGAAGAGGTTGAAGAATGTGTCAGAAAAAATAACTGATGGCGAACATATAGCTCCAAATTTTACAGATAGTGGAATGCCCTTTCTTTCAGCGAAAGATGTGAGGGAAAACGAAATACTTTTTGAAGAAGATAAATTTGTTTCAGAAATAGATGGCTTGAGTTTTAGACAAAGATGCAATCCAGAAAGAGGTGACGCTTTAATTGTTTCAAGAGGTGCAACTGTTGGCAGAGTTAGTATTGTGAAAACTGATAGAATATTTTGTTTGCTTGGTAGTGTGATATTAATTAAACCAACAAATAAAATTAATTCAGAATTTTTGTTTTACGCACTAACCAACCCTAAAATTCAGGAAAACCTATACCAAACATCGCAATCAAGTGCTCAACAAGCAATATATCTTGTAAATATTTCATTCCTAAAATTAGCAATTCCACCAATCGAAGAACAAATAGAAATTTCAAAGGTACTAGTGGACAAAACTAAATTGATTGATAACTTGATTAAGAATATCGAAACTCAAATCGAAAAACTGCAAGAATTTAGAAAGATAAAAATATACGAAGCCGTAACAGGCAAAATAAAAGTAAACGCTTATGTCGAAGCAACAGCGTAA
- a CDS encoding UvrD-helicase domain-containing protein, giving the protein MKKTKIRLISASAGSGKTHRLTEEFAAFISSVGNYNFHPSQVIATTFTRLAAGELADRVRRKIIDEGDIEKASVIDQAMIGTVNSIGGQLLSLFAFEGGFSPTLHVIEEEEKELLFQKALSLVFNDASSDALVHLEAKFNLQGDLAIIRSFIQQVVDSVRMNGIGVEKLNEFKDDSIKEYLSRIPDAKKSLVDIRKQIVDFIKPLRKIIEDLNDTTNDTQKLLKDLELFSYRIDNGHSVPWSDWAKLAKSKVGAKSRKDGAFDLIQEILNKHIALKEFQQDIREYISFVFEKAAECLTVYENLKKERGLIDFTDQEASLLNLLDKPEVQAEFKNKFKVILVDEFQDTSPLQLALFVKMANLLEHVIWVGDPKQAIYGFRGGDAQLINAVLRIFGKIDPQDILTQSRRSRPDLLNLTNSIFLPAFKKADDLLTEEQIILKPYRKERSEYSPAFESWGFTWNSPGGQVNKDSLEKYISNLAVKIQNYLEDPAIKIEEKSSGVLRNVRPGDLAILCKTNNECRSIARILRNHGIQSVVSNSGLSLTAEWRLLKACLCLANDKYDSLARAEILFLVEEGHSMPSIIEDRLSFLSQEQIEGIDWKDDHPWISWILKNHDQFRQPGLELMIRKILNGLPVQNLVMQWGNAAQRTANMQQILNYANQFDAYAAKLGSLADINGFITWFEQLVEDEIDERGLFVSDQAVNILTYHRAKGLEWPVVILFSLDNENEPDIFDKIRVLQNTELDLSRPLNGRVLRFWPWPYGEQRDFPPFTDKFGDAKELSIVQILHQQESLRLFYVGCTRARDYLIFCHRTHKKQLWLERILPGGVKSIVGDDDRPGIVNSKLEGCSIRCNVSVSSYSDIAQTTVSEMSTVNVYKEYSNTTYSPYLINPSSQPPPPEAKILNRFQISEPLVLNQKIEGESAEFGTCFHQLYCALDPEMPAVQAVKLINSHLVTYGFEKCIDAGNFWNGFRKFHTFLQEKYSPLRMHKEWPMMQEKDGSLIRGVADLVLETKDSILIIDYKTFTGHESELESKALSYAGQLSTYGSILKETFKKPVSDYLYFPVYGSLIEISG; this is encoded by the coding sequence ATGAAGAAGACGAAGATTAGATTAATTAGTGCGAGCGCTGGAAGTGGTAAGACACATCGTCTGACAGAAGAATTTGCTGCATTTATATCTTCAGTTGGGAACTACAACTTTCATCCATCACAGGTTATTGCTACAACATTTACACGGTTAGCGGCAGGTGAATTGGCGGATAGGGTGCGTCGTAAAATTATTGATGAAGGGGATATTGAAAAAGCATCCGTTATTGACCAGGCGATGATTGGAACAGTCAATAGTATTGGTGGTCAGTTGCTTTCACTATTTGCGTTTGAGGGTGGCTTTTCACCCACATTGCATGTCATTGAAGAGGAAGAAAAAGAATTATTATTTCAGAAAGCACTTTCTCTTGTTTTTAACGATGCGTCTTCCGATGCCTTGGTTCATTTAGAAGCGAAATTTAATCTTCAAGGGGACTTGGCTATTATTCGAAGTTTTATTCAACAGGTTGTCGATTCAGTTAGGATGAATGGCATAGGCGTAGAAAAATTAAACGAATTTAAGGATGATTCTATAAAGGAATACTTGTCCCGGATACCTGATGCGAAAAAAAGTCTTGTGGATATAAGGAAACAGATTGTGGATTTTATCAAGCCATTGAGAAAAATAATTGAGGATCTCAATGATACTACTAATGACACCCAAAAATTACTTAAAGATTTGGAGTTATTTTCTTATCGGATTGATAATGGTCATTCAGTGCCTTGGTCAGACTGGGCAAAATTGGCGAAATCTAAAGTGGGCGCAAAGTCGAGAAAGGATGGAGCTTTTGATCTTATTCAGGAAATTCTGAACAAACATATTGCATTAAAAGAATTTCAACAGGATATTAGGGAATACATATCTTTTGTTTTTGAGAAAGCTGCTGAATGTTTGACTGTCTATGAGAACTTGAAAAAAGAGCGTGGTCTTATTGATTTTACAGATCAGGAGGCGAGTTTACTTAACCTGCTGGACAAGCCTGAAGTGCAAGCCGAGTTTAAAAATAAATTCAAGGTGATTCTTGTGGATGAATTTCAAGATACCAGTCCTCTTCAATTAGCATTGTTTGTGAAAATGGCCAATTTGTTGGAACATGTTATTTGGGTAGGTGACCCGAAGCAGGCTATTTATGGTTTTCGAGGTGGTGATGCTCAATTAATTAATGCTGTTTTGCGGATTTTCGGTAAAATAGATCCTCAGGATATTCTAACTCAATCACGCCGATCACGTCCTGATCTTCTAAATTTGACAAATAGTATTTTCTTGCCGGCATTTAAAAAGGCTGATGATTTATTAACCGAGGAACAAATCATTCTTAAACCTTACCGTAAAGAGCGTAGTGAATATTCTCCTGCTTTTGAATCATGGGGTTTTACATGGAATTCTCCAGGCGGTCAGGTAAATAAAGATAGTCTTGAAAAGTATATAAGTAATCTGGCTGTTAAAATACAGAACTACCTGGAAGACCCTGCAATTAAAATTGAAGAGAAATCATCTGGTGTTTTACGAAATGTAAGACCAGGAGACCTGGCTATATTATGCAAGACCAATAATGAATGCAGGTCAATTGCAAGAATACTAAGGAATCATGGAATACAATCCGTAGTATCCAATTCGGGTCTTTCGCTTACAGCAGAGTGGCGCCTTTTGAAAGCCTGTTTATGTCTGGCGAATGATAAATACGATAGTCTGGCAAGGGCAGAAATATTATTTTTAGTAGAGGAAGGCCATTCAATGCCATCTATTATAGAGGACCGATTATCTTTTCTTTCGCAAGAGCAAATCGAGGGTATAGATTGGAAAGATGACCACCCATGGATTTCCTGGATACTAAAGAATCATGATCAATTCCGGCAACCTGGATTGGAATTGATGATTCGGAAAATATTAAATGGACTCCCAGTTCAAAATCTGGTTATGCAATGGGGCAATGCTGCTCAGCGAACAGCCAACATGCAACAAATTTTAAATTATGCAAATCAATTTGATGCGTATGCCGCAAAACTGGGCTCCCTGGCTGACATAAATGGATTTATTACCTGGTTCGAGCAATTGGTGGAGGATGAAATCGATGAAAGAGGTCTCTTCGTAAGTGACCAGGCGGTAAATATTCTAACGTATCATAGGGCAAAAGGATTGGAATGGCCCGTTGTAATCTTATTTAGTCTCGACAACGAAAACGAACCTGACATCTTCGATAAAATTCGTGTTTTACAAAATACAGAATTGGATCTATCAAGACCGCTTAATGGGAGGGTTTTGCGTTTCTGGCCATGGCCGTATGGGGAGCAACGTGATTTCCCCCCATTTACTGATAAATTTGGGGATGCAAAAGAGTTGAGCATAGTGCAGATTTTACACCAGCAAGAGTCTCTTAGGTTATTTTATGTGGGATGTACCCGTGCAAGAGATTATCTGATTTTCTGTCATAGAACCCACAAAAAGCAGCTTTGGTTGGAGCGGATCCTGCCAGGTGGAGTTAAATCAATTGTTGGAGACGATGATAGACCTGGAATAGTCAATTCAAAATTAGAAGGTTGTTCTATCCGATGTAATGTAAGTGTAAGCTCCTATAGCGATATTGCTCAGACTACTGTGAGCGAAATGTCAACAGTAAATGTTTACAAGGAATACTCCAATACGACATACAGTCCTTACCTCATTAATCCATCCAGTCAACCGCCTCCACCTGAAGCGAAAATTCTGAATCGATTCCAGATTTCTGAACCTTTGGTATTAAATCAGAAAATTGAAGGTGAATCAGCTGAATTCGGGACTTGTTTTCATCAGCTTTATTGTGCCCTTGATCCAGAGATGCCTGCTGTTCAAGCGGTTAAATTAATAAACTCACATTTAGTGACATATGGTTTTGAAAAGTGCATCGATGCAGGTAATTTCTGGAATGGTTTCAGGAAATTTCATACCTTTTTGCAGGAGAAATATTCGCCATTAAGAATGCATAAAGAATGGCCGATGATGCAGGAGAAAGACGGAAGCTTAATCCGTGGAGTTGCTGATCTGGTTCTGGAAACAAAAGATTCCATTTTAATCATAGATTATAAAACGTTTACAGGGCATGAAAGTGAACTCGAGTCAAAAGCGCTTTCTTATGCCGGGCAGCTTTCAACTTATGGCAGTATTTTAAAGGAAACATTTAAGAAGCCGGTAAGTGATTATCTTTATTTTCCTGTGTATGGAAGCCTAATTGAAATTTCGGGTTAA